CCGACTATCCGTGGATCCTCCAGATCGACTCCGACGGCCAGTGCGACCCGATTTACTTTGCCGACATGTGGGCCGCCCGTGACCAGGCCGATTGCGTTTTTGGTCTGCGCGTCACCCGCGACGACGGCCTCGCCCGCGCCATCATTTCCCGGATGGTGCGACTCTCCACCTTTTGCCTCACCGGTCGCGATCTGCGTGACGCCAACGTGCCCTACCGACTGATGCGCCACGAGGTGCTCGCCCGCGCCCTCAAGCGCGTGCCCGCCGATTTCGACATCCACAACGTCGCTCTCACCCTCGCCCTCAAACGTGACCCGTCCGTGCGCTGGCACTATGTGCCGATTCGCTTCCGCGACCGCCAAGGGGGCACCAACAGCATTGATGTGCCCAAGATCTTCAAAATGGGCTGGAACATGCTCCGTGCCTTGCGCGGCGTGAGCTGACCGCCACCGCACTCGTTCGTCATGGCAGATTCGCCCGCATCGTCCTCCGAAGCTTCTCGTCCCGCCGACGAGAATCTGGTCACGACCTTGCGTCGCGAAATCGTCGCCGCCGAACTGCAGATTCTCGAGCTCAATGACCGTCTCGCGGCCAAGGACACCGACCGCGCCGACGCCGTCGCCCTGCTCGGCCAAGCCGAACTCGTGCTCGAGGAAAAGATCGGCTACATCATGACGCTCGACCAGGCGCTCAACACGCGTATCCGCGAACTCGAGCAGGAGTGTGATCGCAAGACCGCCGAGATCGACCGTCGCGGCGAAGCCCTCCAAGCGGCCCACGCGGCCGACGAGCGCAATCGCGCCGAACGCGACGCGGTCATCAAAGACCTGAGCGAACGTCTCGAAGCCGCCAATCAGGAGATCAACCGCGCCCACGAACTGGCCCGCGACTACGCTGAAAAGTTCAACGGCGCCGAACAGGCGCTCGCGGCGACCAAAGCCGAACTCGCCGCGACCACCGAGCAACTCACGCAGACCCAAACGAAGCTCACCACTCGCGACGCCGAGCTCGCCGACGCCCTCGCCCGCATCGAAGCCCTTTCCGCTCAACTCAACGACACGACCGTCCGTCTCTCCACCTCCGAGGAAACCCTCGCCGCCGAACGCGGACGCCTGCACACCATATTTCACTCCACGCTGTGGCGCTGGGGTCGGCCGTGGCGTGCGCTCTTCGGCCCCAAGCTATGAGTGTCGCCCCGCCCGAGATCGCCCACGGGCTGGAGACCCCGTATCCGCTGCAGCCGTGCCAGAACTATTTTCGGCTCGAGGGCTGGGCTCTCCTCCGGGGCGGCGCCGCCCCGACCATCGCCCGTATTCGGATCGGCGATACCACCCATGCGCCCGAATCCACCTCCCGCCGCGACGACGTGCAGTCGCTGTATCCAGAAGATGAATTCGCCGCCAACACCGGGTTCCTCTTCGTCATTTACCTGCCTTTCGGCAACCACCTCGCGACCCTCGAAGCCAGCAACGACGGCGGTGACACCTGGCACCCCGTGCGCAGCATGATGGTGCCGGTCAGCTCCCATCCGCTGATGGGCGCCTTCGAACCCGCGGGCACCAACGGCCTCATCACCGAGACTTGCCGCCCGACCGGTTGGGTGTGGCACCCCGAATTCGAGATCGCGCACATCGAACTCCTCTTCGGCAACATGGCCCTGCCCGTGGAAACCGGACTGGAGCGACCCGACGTGGCCGAGCGTTTTCCTGACCAACCCGGCGCCCGTTACAGCGGATTCCTCCTCGCCGAGAATCTGCCCCGCGGCAAGGGACCGATTCGCCTACACGTCACCACGTCCTGCGGCCGCACCTACTTTCTCGATCCGGCCTATTCGGCCAAACTGCCGAACGGCGCATACGCTCCGCCGCGCCCACCGCCCGACATGTGGGAGCTGCCACCGGTGGATCGAGCCGGCACCGGTGCCTCAACACCTCTGCCTGCCGCGCCCGACCCGGCCGGCCCGCACAACGTGCTCTTCGTGCTCTACGGCGATTTTACCTCCAACAGCGCCGCCCACGTTTGCGCCTTGGCCGACGAACTCATCGGTCACGGCTATGACTGTATCGTCGCGGTCCCGGAGCATGCCGAAACCATCGGTGCACAAGGCCGCACCCGCTTCCTGGCCATCGAATACCCCGATCTCCCGAATCTGGCGTCCTATTACCGGGACAGTCGCGGCCCCGCGGTGATTCACGCCTGGACCACTCGCGAGCGCGTCCGCCTCTTTTGCGCCGAAGCCCAGACCCGTTTCGACTGCGACTTGATCCTGCACCTTGAGGACAACGAACGCGAACTCCTCGCCAATCACCTGAACTGCTCTCTGGAGGAACTGGAAACCCTCCCTGCCGAGGACCTGGATCAACGCGTGCCGCTCGACCTGACCCACCCTCTGCGCGCCAGCCAATTTATGGCCTCCGCCCAGGGCATCACCGTGATCATCGATCGTCTGCGTGAATTCGTTCCTGCTGACGTCCCGTCGACCGAGATTTGGCCGGCAGCGTTACCAACCTTCGCCCCCCGGCCACTCGATCACACCTTTCGCCGCACCCTCGGTATCGCTGATTCGGATACCGTCCTTTTTTATCACGGCAACGCCCACGCCTCCAACGCACCGGAGATGCTCGAGCTGCACCGTGCCGTGCTGCAGCTCAACGAAGCCGGCCACCGCACCTGGCTCCTTCGCACTGGCCGCAATTCCCCGGACTTCGAGCGGCTCCTCCCCCCCGCGGTGCGACCGCACTTGATCCACCTCGGCTTCGTCAAACGCCACCGCGACCTGCCCCGCTTCATGGCCATGGCCGACGTCTTCGTGCAACCCGGTCAGGCCGGCAGCTTCAACGACTACCGCTTCCCCTCCAAACTGCCCGAGTTCTTTGCCCTCGGTCGTCCCGTGATTCTGCCACGGTCCAATCTGGGCCACACCGTCCAGCACCTCCGCGACGCCTACGTGCTGGAGGACGCCAACGCCGCCACCATTGCCGCCGCCGTGATGGAGTTGACGGCCTCGCCAGAACTCACCGCCTCCCTGTCTCAAGGCGCCATCGCCTTCGGACAAAAACACTTCTCGTGGCCCCGTTCAGCGCAGCGTCTGATCGACTTTCTGCTTCAGCACACCCGTCTGAAGGCCCCCGACGACGCCCGCCAACGCGCCGCCCGCGCGGTCTCCGCCGCCGCTGCAGATTAATCCGCCTGTTTCCGCCCCCCGTTCTCCGCTTCGATCCTACTCGTGAGTTCCTCCGACGCCTCCCTTTCCAGTCACGCCATCGCCTATCGTCGGCTTCTCGCCCGGTATTTTAACCTGCTGCTGCCGCCGGACGCCTCAGTGCTCGAGGTCGGCTGTGGCACCGGCATGTTGCTCAAGCACCTAGCGGCCTCCCGCCGCGTCGGTATCGATATCGACCCTCAAGCCGTCGCCGCCGCCCGTGAGCAGGTGCCCGACGCCGAGTTCCAAGAAGCCGACGGCAACCACCTGCAGCTGGAGGAATCCTTCGATACCGTGATTCTCTCCGATACGATCAACTACGTCCCGGACGTGCAGTCGATCTTCGCCCAGATCCGCCGTATCAGCACGCCGACTACACGGCTGATCATCACTCTACCCAACACCCTCTGGCGTCCGGTGTTCGCCCTCGCCGATAAACTCGGCTGGCGTCGCTCCCATCCGCCCAGCAGTTGGCTGTCGGATCGCGACGTGCACAACCTGCTTTCGCTTGCCGATTGGGAACCCATCAAAACCCAGTCCCGCATCATTTTCCCCTATGCCGGCGGCTTCATCGAGCGCGCCTTGAACCGCTGGGTGGCGCCGCTGCTGCCCTGGTTCTGCCTCACCCAGTTTATTGTTGCCCGCCCGGCCCGCGATCAGGCCCGCTCGTCCAACACCCTGCGACGCACGCTCCAAGCCCCTGACGAGACCACCGTGTCGATCGTCGTGCCCGCCCGCAACGAGGCCGGCAATATCGAGGCCGCCATCACCCGCACCCCGCCGATGGGCAAATGGACCGAGTTCATTTTCGTTGAAGGCGGTTCCAGCGACAACACGTGGGAGGAAATCCTGCGCGTGCAAAAGGCCTACCCCGCGGTGCGGATCAAAGCCCTGCAGCAAAGCGGCAAAGGCAAGGGCAACGCCGTGCGTGACGGTTTCGCCCAGGCGGAGGGCGACGTGCTCATGATCCTCGACACCGACCTCACCATGCCGCCCGAGGAGCTGCCGAAATATTTCCATGCCGTCACGGCCGGGCACTGCGAATTCGCCAACGGCTGCCGCCTGGTGTATCCAATGGACAAGCACGCCATGCAGTTCCTCAACATGCTCGCCAACAAAACCTTCGGCGTGCTCTTCTCCTGGCTCCTCGGCCAACCCGTCAAGGACACCCTCTGCGGCACCAAGGTGCTGCGCCGTTCGGACTACGAACGCATTGCCGCCAACCGTGCCTACTTCGGTGACTTCGACCCTTTCGGCGATTTTGACCTGCTCTTTGGCGCAGACCGCCTCGGCCTCAAGATCCGCGACATCCCCATCCGTTACCGCGATCGCACCTACGGTTCCACCAACATCAGCCGTTGGAGCCATGGTTGGCTTTTGTTGCGCATGGTCCTCTTCGCCGCCCGCAAGCTGAAGTTCGTCTAGGGAGGTAGCTGGGCACGCCCTAATCGGGCTTAACGCGCGTCGAAGCGGCTGAGCCAGAACTGGTCGAAGGCCCCGTTGTGGCCCGGCCCGGCCAGCACTCGCAGCACCAGCCTGTCGCCCGGCTGCCAGTCGCCCAGCGGCACCACCTTTTCCCGCATGCCGATTTCGCCCTGCGGGGATAGCCAGTCCGAGTGGATTCCGGCCACCACTTGGTCGTCGCGCACCCACTCCACCAGCAGCGCCACGCCGTCAAAATCACGTTGTTCATAGGCGGCCGGGTTTACGCCGTAACGTAGATCCAGCTCGGTCGCGCCCGCCGGAACGTCAAAGAACAATTCACTGACGGCGTGGACCAACAGGTGTTGCTCCTCCCCATCCCACACCACGTCATAACCAAACGGATACGCCCCTTCCACCGCGTCGATCCCGACCTGTTCTTTCGCGCGTTCGCCTTCCGGCGTGCCGCGAATCGGTTTGCGTTGATCGGCCGGGAGCAGCTCTTCGGCATTGTTGAGGCGCGTCCCGCGGATTCCCAGATTGGCCGCTTCCGTGCGCAGCCGACCGTAGTCCTCCTTGCTGCAATACATGGTGATGTCCTCCTCCCAGAACAACAGCGGCAAGGGCCACATCCCAAGCTGGTCGATCCGCTCCGTCGTCCACTGCCCTTGCACCCGCGATTCCGCCCGCAGCACCAGCAGCGGCACGTTCTCGTTTTCCAGCAACTTCACGCCCTGTCGCACCCGGTCGGGGTGCAAAAACATCTGCGAGTCCGGGATGATCAACATCCGCCGCTCACTGAAGAACGGATACGCCGAGCTCCATCCGGGCGAGTGCATCACGATCACATCGCCCGGCTCCGTCAGCTCGCGCATCAAACGCGTCAGCCCGAAATCGCCCCGCGTCGGCATGGTCTGCTCCGCCAAATAGTTCTTCTGGTAGCCTTGGTGCTGGGCGGCTGCAGTCACCAGCAATCCAACCACGGTCAATCCTCGGAAAAGCCCAGCTAGCCCTGCTTTCTCGCTGGCGGCTGCCTTCCGCCATAGCTCCATCCCGGCGATTCCCACCAGCACGCACGCGAACGCGCCTGTGGCGTAGAAGTAGTAGTCGTGCAGGTAATACAGGTTGAAGAAGATCGACGGGCCGCCGAAGAAGCCCAGCGTAGCCAACAGCGCCAACTCGCGCGTCCGGCGCATCAACAGGCACAAGCCGAGCGCCACCCCGGCCGCACTCAAGGTGATCACATTCACCCGCGTGTAGAGGAAGAGTTGCCCCCACTGTTCGGGATCCAGTCGCGCCGCCAAGGTGCCGAAGTTGAACTCCTGCAATTCGCTCGACCGCAAAAAGCTGGCCACCGGGTTCAACGATTTCACCCCATCGGCATAACGCACCCACGCCAAACCAGCCCCCAACAACGGCACGCCCAGCCCCACCGACTGCCACACCAACGACGCGCCCGATCCTTCGCGACGACGCAGCCATACCCACGCGTCCCGCAAAAACAAGACCGCCCACGGCAGACAAAACACCGCCCACGTCGTGCCCTTCACCACGGCCGCGCCCGCGCCCGTCACCAGCGCCAAGCCCCATGCCCACTTCGCCGCGGGCTCCGCTCGAAAGCGTAACACCGCCCACAAAAACCACGCACTCAGCGCCCACGCCGTGGACTCGATCATCACCGTGCGGGAGTAGAATATGTAGATCGGCGACGTGAGGATCGGCACCACCACAAGCAGGCTCGTGCCGCGCC
This portion of the Actomonas aquatica genome encodes:
- a CDS encoding glycosyltransferase family 2 protein translates to MPDLAIVIPIYNESANIGALLREWGEALDAVGADYRFITLNDGSKDNTAEVLASAATELGDRIDVVNKANSGHGRTCRFGYERALAADYPWILQIDSDGQCDPIYFADMWAARDQADCVFGLRVTRDDGLARAIISRMVRLSTFCLTGRDLRDANVPYRLMRHEVLARALKRVPADFDIHNVALTLALKRDPSVRWHYVPIRFRDRQGGTNSIDVPKIFKMGWNMLRALRGVS
- a CDS encoding glycosyltransferase; the protein is MSVAPPEIAHGLETPYPLQPCQNYFRLEGWALLRGGAAPTIARIRIGDTTHAPESTSRRDDVQSLYPEDEFAANTGFLFVIYLPFGNHLATLEASNDGGDTWHPVRSMMVPVSSHPLMGAFEPAGTNGLITETCRPTGWVWHPEFEIAHIELLFGNMALPVETGLERPDVAERFPDQPGARYSGFLLAENLPRGKGPIRLHVTTSCGRTYFLDPAYSAKLPNGAYAPPRPPPDMWELPPVDRAGTGASTPLPAAPDPAGPHNVLFVLYGDFTSNSAAHVCALADELIGHGYDCIVAVPEHAETIGAQGRTRFLAIEYPDLPNLASYYRDSRGPAVIHAWTTRERVRLFCAEAQTRFDCDLILHLEDNERELLANHLNCSLEELETLPAEDLDQRVPLDLTHPLRASQFMASAQGITVIIDRLREFVPADVPSTEIWPAALPTFAPRPLDHTFRRTLGIADSDTVLFYHGNAHASNAPEMLELHRAVLQLNEAGHRTWLLRTGRNSPDFERLLPPAVRPHLIHLGFVKRHRDLPRFMAMADVFVQPGQAGSFNDYRFPSKLPEFFALGRPVILPRSNLGHTVQHLRDAYVLEDANAATIAAAVMELTASPELTASLSQGAIAFGQKHFSWPRSAQRLIDFLLQHTRLKAPDDARQRAARAVSAAAAD
- a CDS encoding glycosyltransferase: MSSSDASLSSHAIAYRRLLARYFNLLLPPDASVLEVGCGTGMLLKHLAASRRVGIDIDPQAVAAAREQVPDAEFQEADGNHLQLEESFDTVILSDTINYVPDVQSIFAQIRRISTPTTRLIITLPNTLWRPVFALADKLGWRRSHPPSSWLSDRDVHNLLSLADWEPIKTQSRIIFPYAGGFIERALNRWVAPLLPWFCLTQFIVARPARDQARSSNTLRRTLQAPDETTVSIVVPARNEAGNIEAAITRTPPMGKWTEFIFVEGGSSDNTWEEILRVQKAYPAVRIKALQQSGKGKGNAVRDGFAQAEGDVLMILDTDLTMPPEELPKYFHAVTAGHCEFANGCRLVYPMDKHAMQFLNMLANKTFGVLFSWLLGQPVKDTLCGTKVLRRSDYERIAANRAYFGDFDPFGDFDLLFGADRLGLKIRDIPIRYRDRTYGSTNISRWSHGWLLLRMVLFAARKLKFV
- a CDS encoding ArnT family glycosyltransferase — protein: MSETSAAGRKVRWEWAAVLVLLVALGWSLFWASRNWDNPGLLGHEFRQSQTALTARVMREQGFRLDYETPVLGKPWSMPMEFPLYQWMAAKVANGLDSDVIKSGRAVAWAMFLLGLPAWRLMARLAGYGRGTSLLVVVPILTSPIYIFYSRTVMIESTAWALSAWFLWAVLRFRAEPAAKWAWGLALVTGAGAAVVKGTTWAVFCLPWAVLFLRDAWVWLRRREGSGASLVWQSVGLGVPLLGAGLAWVRYADGVKSLNPVASFLRSSELQEFNFGTLAARLDPEQWGQLFLYTRVNVITLSAAGVALGLCLLMRRTRELALLATLGFFGGPSIFFNLYYLHDYYFYATGAFACVLVGIAGMELWRKAAASEKAGLAGLFRGLTVVGLLVTAAAQHQGYQKNYLAEQTMPTRGDFGLTRLMRELTEPGDVIVMHSPGWSSAYPFFSERRMLIIPDSQMFLHPDRVRQGVKLLENENVPLLVLRAESRVQGQWTTERIDQLGMWPLPLLFWEEDITMYCSKEDYGRLRTEAANLGIRGTRLNNAEELLPADQRKPIRGTPEGERAKEQVGIDAVEGAYPFGYDVVWDGEEQHLLVHAVSELFFDVPAGATELDLRYGVNPAAYEQRDFDGVALLVEWVRDDQVVAGIHSDWLSPQGEIGMREKVVPLGDWQPGDRLVLRVLAGPGHNGAFDQFWLSRFDAR